From Bacillus basilensis, a single genomic window includes:
- a CDS encoding M56 family metallopeptidase: MIDMFVNVYLPGFFDWVVETSIMASILVGLILCIKIFLRDKLPPRWQYLLWIILIVRLLLPWSPDSSYSIYSILSYSNGIPVTSHQDFADRRIQESTAIGGTKTYTYGSTQTAKKDKKQMHNNEKQNDETVSFYTIVLYIWLAGVIILCFATIIMNKRLLFYIKKQPVITDEKISKIFESCKKSMSVKRDIPLLSAGKIASPTVCGFLRPRLLLSSAHMKVLDEQQLRYIFHHELAHIKRRDVGVNWLMHMLLILNWFNPILWYAYSCMREDQELACDALALTYIDSEEKLAYGHTIITLLEHYSSYYQVPSLANLSRNKRTLKRRILMIKKFKKNSYRWSAFGVVAILAVSSVSLLNAHADIPTNQQKETTEVKNNFKTAKAQTEVPIQQIVEKMIGTKEQAFAEFHVSEGRYEYLLEEMEVAQSLLTKEEFDKFIKLQTEGYIIDKKIRSVGKPEYLERDDQKKIEENSKAIEPLWGKIYSHFTSRPFDFPIKKPNYVAKGYELKREKVEPVVTTKKLDPIMSSEYRAGEFGYTIYQSSILERVRDPFYQWINDNDKIENYELEGAQFTFGKMTGSNIKGMKMIVPAKGKDSSYQVVIIDDVLNKAELEKIMISFLK, from the coding sequence ATGATAGATATGTTTGTAAACGTCTATCTACCTGGCTTTTTTGATTGGGTGGTAGAAACCTCCATTATGGCAAGTATATTAGTTGGTCTAATCTTATGTATCAAAATCTTTCTTAGAGATAAGTTACCCCCACGATGGCAGTATCTATTATGGATAATATTAATTGTAAGACTTTTATTGCCATGGTCACCAGATAGTTCCTACAGTATCTATTCTATTCTTTCGTACAGTAATGGAATTCCAGTTACTTCTCACCAAGACTTCGCAGATCGTCGTATACAAGAATCGACAGCTATAGGTGGTACAAAGACCTATACATATGGTTCTACACAAACAGCTAAAAAAGATAAGAAACAAATGCATAATAATGAAAAGCAAAATGATGAAACGGTTTCATTTTATACAATCGTTTTATATATTTGGCTTGCTGGGGTTATCATTCTATGTTTTGCCACCATCATTATGAATAAGCGTTTACTTTTCTATATAAAAAAGCAACCCGTTATTACAGATGAAAAGATTAGTAAAATTTTTGAGAGTTGTAAGAAATCTATGTCCGTTAAGCGAGATATTCCACTTCTCTCAGCTGGGAAAATTGCGAGTCCAACTGTTTGCGGATTCCTTAGACCAAGGTTGTTATTGTCAAGTGCACATATGAAAGTATTAGATGAGCAACAGTTACGATATATCTTTCATCATGAACTAGCTCATATTAAACGAAGAGATGTTGGTGTAAATTGGCTTATGCATATGTTACTAATTCTAAATTGGTTTAATCCAATTCTTTGGTATGCCTACTCATGCATGCGTGAAGATCAGGAACTGGCGTGTGATGCATTAGCTCTTACATATATAGATTCAGAGGAAAAACTTGCATATGGTCATACTATTATTACCCTTTTAGAACACTACTCAAGTTATTATCAAGTACCAAGCTTAGCGAACTTAAGTAGAAATAAAAGAACATTAAAAAGGAGAATTCTTATGATTAAAAAATTTAAAAAGAACTCGTATCGTTGGTCTGCATTTGGAGTTGTTGCTATTCTTGCTGTATCATCTGTATCTTTATTAAATGCACATGCTGATATACCAACTAACCAGCAGAAAGAAACAACAGAAGTGAAAAATAATTTTAAAACAGCAAAAGCACAAACTGAAGTTCCTATTCAGCAAATTGTAGAGAAGATGATTGGTACAAAAGAACAAGCATTTGCAGAATTTCATGTTTCAGAAGGGCGATATGAATATTTACTTGAAGAAATGGAAGTGGCACAGAGTCTGTTAACAAAAGAAGAATTTGATAAATTCATCAAATTGCAAACAGAGGGATATATTATAGACAAGAAGATAAGGTCAGTAGGGAAACCTGAATATTTAGAACGAGACGATCAAAAAAAAATAGAGGAGAATAGTAAAGCTATTGAACCATTATGGGGGAAAATTTATTCGCATTTCACATCTCGTCCATTTGATTTTCCAATTAAGAAACCTAATTATGTAGCAAAAGGTTATGAACTGAAGAGGGAAAAAGTTGAACCAGTCGTTACAACAAAAAAGCTGGATCCTATCATGAGCTCAGAATATAGAGCTGGGGAGTTTGGTTATACAATTTATCAATCTTCCATTTTAGAAAGAGTAAGAGATCCATTTTATCAATGGATTAATGACAATGACAAGATAGAAAATTATGAACTGGAAGGAGCACAATTCACCTTTGGTAAAATGACTGGAAGTAATATAAAGGGCATGAAAATGATTGTTCCTGCAAAAGGAAAGGACAGTTCTTATCAAGTTGTAATTATTGATGATGTGTTAAATAAGGCTGAACTAGAGAAAATTATGATTTCTTTTTTGAAATAA
- a CDS encoding BlaI/MecI/CopY family transcriptional regulator: protein MMKELPKISEAELEVMKVLWSRSPQTANEVIEALEVTMDWKPKTIRTLINRLVQKEAVSYHQDKGRMYAYYPLVSQDSYLHVETKSLLKRFYGAAFKPLLVNVLKEEKLSSEDINELKRILDEKNEENQRKDKS, encoded by the coding sequence ATAATGAAAGAATTACCTAAAATATCGGAAGCTGAGTTAGAAGTTATGAAAGTTCTTTGGTCAAGATCTCCTCAAACAGCAAATGAAGTGATTGAAGCGCTAGAAGTAACGATGGACTGGAAGCCGAAAACGATTCGAACGCTTATTAATCGATTAGTCCAAAAAGAAGCGGTTTCTTACCATCAGGATAAAGGGCGTATGTATGCTTATTATCCTTTAGTGTCGCAAGATAGTTATCTACATGTAGAAACAAAATCGCTTCTCAAACGTTTCTATGGTGCAGCATTTAAACCTTTACTTGTGAATGTCTTAAAAGAAGAAAAGCTGTCCTCAGAGGATATTAACGAACTCAAACGTATTTTAGATGAGAAGAATGAGGAAAATCAAAGGAAGGATAAATCATAA
- a CDS encoding monooxygenase, with product MAYLLQVDFPFEGPFGEEMEKGFWDLANSINEEEGFHWKIWTENQETKEAGGIYVFEEKQDAEKYAEMHKNRLEAAGVKDIRVRIFNINEKLTELNRGYIK from the coding sequence ATGGCATATTTATTACAAGTGGATTTTCCGTTTGAAGGTCCTTTTGGTGAAGAAATGGAAAAAGGATTTTGGGATTTAGCAAACAGTATTAACGAAGAAGAAGGATTCCATTGGAAAATATGGACTGAGAATCAAGAAACAAAAGAAGCTGGAGGCATCTATGTATTTGAAGAAAAACAAGATGCTGAAAAATACGCTGAAATGCACAAGAACAGACTGGAAGCAGCTGGTGTTAAAGATATTAGAGTAAGAATTTTTAATATCAATGAAAAGTTAACGGAACTGAATCGTGGGTACATTAAATAA
- a CDS encoding DoxX family protein — protein sequence MTILIFINIVKVVLFLFFLMTGTKIISGKMADEFKRFGLPSFFNFLTGAFEIVGAIGMLIGIWVPMAALLAGLLLGGTMLAAALTLIVLARDPFKKAIPALVLFVLSLGISLYHIF from the coding sequence ATGACTATTTTAATTTTCATCAATATTGTAAAAGTAGTATTGTTTCTGTTCTTTTTAATGACAGGAACGAAAATTATATCTGGGAAAATGGCAGATGAGTTTAAGCGATTTGGTTTACCTTCGTTTTTTAATTTCTTAACTGGAGCTTTTGAGATTGTAGGAGCAATTGGAATGTTAATAGGAATTTGGGTTCCAATGGCAGCTTTATTGGCAGGATTGTTGTTAGGCGGTACGATGCTTGCAGCTGCATTAACTCTTATTGTATTAGCGAGAGATCCCTTTAAGAAAGCAATACCTGCGCTTGTTTTGTTTGTCCTTAGTTTAGGGATAAGTTTGTATCACATTTTTTAA
- a CDS encoding MarR family winged helix-turn-helix transcriptional regulator — MNLHDLIGYLVHRTDVKMTNYFTKKLKPYGVTPEQWGIISVLCSHRATTQKELAEAIDKDQTTVVRMIQSMERKGIVKKALNNQDRRSHNLFLTEKGDELKKTILPVVTDAHHFVTSNLSEEEIKVLQSLLNKLYDTRY; from the coding sequence ATGAACTTACATGATTTAATAGGCTATCTTGTTCATCGTACTGATGTGAAAATGACTAATTATTTTACGAAGAAATTAAAGCCTTATGGAGTTACGCCAGAGCAGTGGGGGATTATTAGTGTTCTTTGTAGCCACAGGGCTACTACTCAAAAAGAGTTAGCAGAAGCTATTGATAAAGATCAAACTACTGTCGTAAGAATGATACAGTCAATGGAGAGAAAAGGAATTGTAAAGAAGGCTTTGAATAACCAAGATAGACGTTCACACAACCTGTTTTTAACTGAAAAAGGTGACGAATTAAAGAAAACAATCTTGCCTGTAGTGACAGACGCTCACCATTTCGTTACGAGTAATTTGAGCGAAGAAGAGATTAAAGTATTACAATCATTATTAAACAAATTGTATGATACACGCTATTAA
- the cypD gene encoding bifunctional P-450/NADPH--P450 reductase: protein MDKKVSAIPQPKTYGPLGNLPLIDKDKPTLSFIKIAEEYGPIFQIQTLSDTIIVVSGHELVAEVCDETRFDKSIEGALAKVRAFAGDGLFTSETHEPNWKKAHNILMPTFSQRAMKDYHAMMVDIAVQLVQKWARLNPNENVDVPEDMTRLTLDTIGLCGFNYRFNSFYRETSHPFITSMTRALDEAMHQLQRLDIEDKLMWRTKRQFQHDIQSMFSLVDNIIAERKSNGNQEENDLLSRMLNVQDPETGEKLDDENIRFQIITFLIAGHETTSGLLSFAIYFLLKNPDKLKKAYEEVDRVLTDPTPTYQQVMKLKYIRMILNESLRLWPTAPAFSLYAKEDTVIGGKYPIKKGEDRISVLIPQLHRDKDAWGDNVEEFQPERFEELDKIPHHAYKPFGNGQRACIGMQFALHEATLVMGMLLQHFEFIDYQDYQLNVKQTLTLKPGDFKIRILPRNQTISHTTVLAPTEEKLKNHEIKQQVQKTPSIIGADNLSLLVLYGSDTGVAEGIARELADTASLEGVQTEVAALNDRIGSLPKEGAVLIVTSSYNGKPPSNAGQFVQWLKELKPDELKGVQYAVFGCGDHNWASTYQRIPRYIDEQMAQKGATRFSTRGEADASGDFEEQLEQWKQSMWSDAMKAFGLELNKNMEKERSTLSLQFVSRLGGSPLARTYEAVYASVLENRELQSSSSDRSTRHIEISLPEGATYQEGDHLGVLPINSQKNVNRVLKRFGLNGKDQVILSASGRSVNHIPLDSPVSLFDLLSYSVEVQEAATRAQIREVVTFTACPPHKKELESLLEDGVYHEQILKKRISMLDLLEKYEACEIRFERFLELLPALKPRYYSISSSPLVAQDRLSITVGVVNAPAWSGEGTYEGVASNYLAQRHNKDEIICFIRTPQSNFQLPENPETPIIMVGPGTGIAPFRGFLQARRVQKQKGINLGQAHLYFGCRHPEKDYLYRTELENDERDGLISLHTAFSRLEGYPKTYVQHLIKQDRINLISLLDNGAHLYICGDGSKMAPDVEDTLCQAYQEIHEVSEQEARNWLDRVQDEGRYGKDVWAGI from the coding sequence ATGGATAAAAAAGTATCTGCCATTCCTCAACCGAAAACATATGGACCGCTGGGTAATCTCCCATTAATCGATAAAGATAAACCGACCTTATCCTTTATCAAGATAGCGGAAGAGTATGGTCCCATTTTTCAAATTCAAACTTTAAGTGATACCATCATTGTCGTTTCTGGACATGAACTGGTAGCAGAAGTCTGTGATGAAACACGGTTCGATAAAAGTATAGAGGGTGCTTTAGCAAAGGTTCGTGCCTTTGCTGGAGACGGATTATTTACAAGCGAGACTCACGAGCCTAACTGGAAAAAAGCTCATAATATTTTGATGCCTACATTCAGCCAACGGGCAATGAAAGATTACCATGCCATGATGGTCGATATTGCCGTACAACTCGTTCAGAAATGGGCAAGACTTAATCCAAATGAAAACGTGGATGTTCCAGAGGATATGACTCGCCTTACATTAGATACAATTGGTCTATGTGGTTTTAATTACCGATTTAATAGCTTTTATCGTGAGACCTCTCATCCTTTTATCACTAGCATGACCCGTGCTCTAGACGAGGCGATGCACCAATTACAGCGATTGGATATAGAAGACAAACTCATGTGGAGAACGAAACGTCAATTTCAGCATGATATTCAATCCATGTTTTCTTTAGTAGATAATATTATTGCTGAACGTAAAAGTAATGGAAATCAGGAAGAAAATGATTTACTTTCCCGTATGTTAAATGTGCAGGATCCGGAAACTGGTGAAAAATTAGATGATGAAAATATTCGTTTCCAAATTATTACCTTTTTAATAGCTGGACATGAAACAACAAGTGGCTTGTTATCTTTTGCAATCTATTTTTTATTAAAAAATCCGGATAAGTTGAAAAAAGCCTATGAAGAAGTAGATCGGGTATTGACAGATCCTACTCCAACATACCAACAAGTTATGAAACTTAAGTATATACGGATGATTTTAAATGAATCGCTACGTCTATGGCCTACTGCTCCAGCATTCAGTCTCTATGCAAAAGAAGATACAGTGATTGGTGGGAAATATCCAATTAAGAAAGGAGAAGATCGCATTTCTGTTCTTATTCCACAGCTACATAGGGATAAAGATGCGTGGGGAGACAATGTGGAAGAATTCCAACCTGAACGATTTGAAGAGCTGGATAAGATCCCACATCATGCTTATAAGCCATTTGGAAATGGTCAGAGAGCATGTATCGGTATGCAGTTTGCACTTCATGAAGCAACACTCGTAATGGGAATGCTGCTTCAACATTTTGAATTCATCGATTATCAAGACTATCAGCTGAACGTAAAACAAACATTAACGCTAAAGCCTGGTGATTTTAAAATTAGGATTCTACCCCGAAATCAAACTATTAGCCATACTACTGTTCTTGCACCTACAGAGGAGAAACTGAAAAACCATGAAATTAAGCAGCAAGTTCAGAAGACTCCTTCTATTATTGGAGCCGATAATCTTTCGCTGCTTGTTCTGTATGGTTCGGATACAGGGGTAGCAGAAGGTATTGCAAGAGAACTAGCAGATACAGCTAGTTTAGAAGGTGTTCAAACGGAAGTGGCAGCTCTTAACGATCGAATTGGAAGTCTGCCAAAAGAAGGAGCGGTTCTTATTGTAACTTCTTCTTATAATGGAAAGCCGCCAAGTAATGCAGGACAGTTTGTGCAATGGTTGAAGGAATTAAAACCGGACGAGCTAAAAGGTGTTCAATACGCAGTTTTTGGTTGTGGAGATCATAATTGGGCTAGTACTTATCAGCGAATTCCAAGATACATTGATGAGCAAATGGCGCAAAAAGGAGCAACAAGATTTTCTACACGTGGAGAAGCGGATGCAAGTGGTGATTTCGAGGAACAACTCGAGCAATGGAAACAAAGCATGTGGTCTGATGCGATGAAGGCATTTGGATTGGAACTTAACAAAAACATGGAGAAAGAACGCAGTACATTAAGTTTACAATTTGTCAGTCGTCTTGGAGGATCTCCTCTTGCGCGAACATATGAAGCAGTTTATGCGTCTGTATTAGAAAATCGTGAACTCCAATCATCCAGCAGTGATAGAAGCACTCGACATATCGAGATATCCTTGCCAGAAGGCGCTACGTATCAAGAAGGAGACCACCTTGGGGTGCTGCCAATTAATAGTCAGAAAAATGTCAACCGAGTTTTAAAACGCTTTGGATTAAACGGGAAGGATCAAGTCATACTGAGCGCAAGTGGGCGCAGTGTAAATCACATACCTTTAGACAGTCCTGTTAGTTTATTTGACCTTCTTAGTTATAGTGTCGAAGTTCAAGAAGCAGCTACTCGAGCACAAATACGAGAAGTGGTGACATTCACAGCATGCCCTCCTCATAAAAAGGAATTGGAATCATTATTGGAAGACGGAGTTTATCATGAACAAATATTAAAGAAACGTATTTCAATGTTGGATCTTCTTGAAAAGTATGAGGCTTGTGAAATCCGATTTGAACGTTTTTTAGAACTTCTTCCTGCGCTCAAACCGCGTTACTATTCTATTTCAAGTTCTCCACTCGTTGCACAGGATCGTCTGAGCATTACGGTTGGTGTTGTTAATGCGCCTGCATGGAGTGGGGAAGGGACATATGAAGGAGTCGCTTCTAATTATTTAGCTCAGCGTCATAATAAAGATGAGATTATCTGTTTCATTCGAACGCCACAATCAAACTTTCAATTACCTGAAAATCCAGAAACACCAATTATCATGGTTGGACCAGGTACTGGAATTGCACCATTCCGTGGATTCTTGCAAGCGCGTCGTGTTCAAAAGCAAAAAGGTATTAACTTAGGACAAGCACATCTATACTTTGGTTGTCGTCATCCTGAAAAGGATTATCTCTATCGTACAGAACTAGAAAATGATGAAAGAGATGGATTAATCTCTTTACACACAGCTTTTTCTCGCCTAGAAGGATATCCAAAAACATATGTACAGCATTTAATAAAACAAGATAGAATCAATTTAATTTCATTATTAGATAATGGAGCTCACCTTTATATATGTGGGGATGGAAGTAAAATGGCTCCTGATGTAGAAGATACCCTGTGTCAAGCATATCAAGAAATTCATGAAGTCAGTGAACAAGAAGCAAGGAATTGGTTGGATCGTGTGCAAGATGAAGGGCGATATGGAAAAGATGTTTGGGCTGGTATCTGA
- a CDS encoding DHA2 family efflux MFS transporter permease subunit, whose translation MNETLHKRKPPYLMLVILFIGAFVSFLNNSLLNVALPSIMKDLDIKDYSTIQWLSTGYMLVSGILIPASAFLITRFSNRSLFITSMVIFILGTALAAVAPNFGLLLTGRMVQAAGSSVMGPLLMNIMLVSFPREKRGTAMGIFGLVMITAPAIGPTLSGYIVEYYDWRLLFEMILPLAIISLLLGIWKSENVMRQNKNAKLDYLSLLLSSVGFGGLLYGFSSASSDGWTNKVVLTTLIIGAISLIAFIIRQLKMNEPLLDLRVYKYPMFALASVIAIVNAVAMFSGMILTPAYVQNVRGISPLSSGLMMLPGAVIMGVMSPITGKLFDKYGPRILGIVGLSITAVSTYMLANLQLDSSHTHIILIYTLRMFGMAMVMMPLMTNGLNQLPTRLNPHGTAVNNTAQQVSGSIGTAILVTIMNTVTKTKAESLMSELDPTTFTEATKAIVTQKALLSGIQYSFYVALGMNVVALLLVFFVKRVDTSPEAVEKLNR comes from the coding sequence ATGAATGAAACATTACATAAAAGAAAACCACCATATTTAATGCTTGTAATCCTTTTTATTGGGGCATTTGTTTCATTTCTAAATAACTCCCTTTTAAATGTAGCCTTGCCATCAATAATGAAGGATTTAGACATTAAAGATTATTCAACGATCCAGTGGCTCTCTACAGGGTATATGCTTGTAAGTGGTATATTAATTCCGGCATCAGCATTTTTAATAACCCGTTTCTCTAATAGGAGCTTATTTATTACATCTATGGTGATTTTTATTCTTGGTACAGCCTTAGCGGCTGTAGCGCCGAACTTCGGTTTATTACTTACTGGTCGGATGGTTCAAGCAGCAGGTTCTTCAGTCATGGGACCTTTGTTAATGAATATTATGCTAGTAAGCTTTCCAAGAGAAAAAAGGGGAACAGCAATGGGGATTTTTGGATTAGTTATGATTACAGCTCCAGCAATTGGACCGACACTATCAGGTTATATTGTAGAGTACTATGACTGGCGTTTGCTGTTTGAAATGATTTTACCGCTAGCAATCATTAGCTTACTGTTAGGGATTTGGAAATCGGAGAATGTCATGAGACAAAACAAAAATGCAAAGCTTGATTATCTCTCATTACTATTATCTTCTGTCGGTTTTGGCGGTTTGTTATATGGATTCAGTTCTGCAAGCTCCGATGGTTGGACGAATAAAGTTGTCTTAACAACCTTAATCATAGGCGCTATTTCCCTAATTGCTTTCATTATCCGTCAATTAAAAATGAATGAGCCTTTATTAGATTTACGTGTTTACAAGTACCCAATGTTTGCACTTGCGTCTGTAATTGCAATTGTCAATGCGGTGGCTATGTTTTCGGGGATGATTTTAACACCAGCTTATGTACAAAATGTCCGCGGTATTTCGCCGCTGAGCTCTGGGCTGATGATGCTTCCAGGTGCGGTAATAATGGGGGTTATGTCACCAATTACAGGTAAATTATTTGATAAATATGGCCCTAGAATTCTTGGCATAGTAGGACTTTCCATTACAGCTGTTTCAACTTATATGCTGGCAAACCTGCAACTCGACTCTAGTCACACACATATTATTCTTATTTACACTTTGCGGATGTTTGGGATGGCAATGGTGATGATGCCACTTATGACAAATGGCCTTAATCAATTGCCGACTCGCTTAAATCCGCACGGTACGGCTGTTAATAATACAGCTCAACAAGTGTCCGGTTCGATTGGTACTGCTATTCTTGTTACGATTATGAATACTGTAACAAAAACAAAAGCTGAAAGTCTAATGTCTGAATTAGATCCAACAACCTTCACAGAAGCTACGAAGGCAATAGTAACTCAGAAGGCTTTATTATCCGGAATTCAATATTCATTCTATGTAGCGCTTGGGATGAATGTTGTTGCACTACTATTAGTTTTTTTCGTTAAACGTGTAGATACAAGCCCGGAAGCAGTCGAGAAGTTAAATCGGTAG
- a CDS encoding DUF1259 domain-containing protein produces the protein MAFNDELICQQFARIIGGQEGFAGGKCVATINRDGIQATILGKRFRVTTSFSFESRDNKTGRALCLGRVALLQKEVNGFVATIIKQGIIVSSIHNEWLCDEPNLIYVNIEDVDDPLNFARKVRRALCN, from the coding sequence ATGGCGTTTAATGATGAATTAATTTGTCAACAGTTTGCAAGAATTATCGGTGGCCAAGAAGGATTCGCCGGTGGGAAATGCGTGGCAACAATAAATCGAGATGGAATACAAGCGACAATCTTAGGAAAACGTTTCAGAGTAACAACTTCCTTCTCATTCGAATCACGAGATAATAAAACTGGACGAGCATTATGTCTAGGCCGGGTAGCGCTATTGCAAAAAGAAGTCAATGGATTTGTTGCTACAATTATTAAACAAGGAATAATCGTTTCGTCTATACACAATGAGTGGTTATGTGATGAACCAAATTTGATTTACGTTAATATTGAAGACGTTGATGATCCACTAAATTTCGCAAGGAAAGTTAGAAGAGCATTATGTAATTAA